Proteins co-encoded in one Xiphophorus couchianus chromosome 3, X_couchianus-1.0, whole genome shotgun sequence genomic window:
- the LOC114140557 gene encoding uncharacterized protein LOC114140557, whose translation MGRKGCSALVLLLLFNVVAWMEAEVQKTIFFPSQKLPWEKARLYCQKYYIDMVTWDTVDPNVLTTLLLKEGFTNVWIGLHQDPEELLVWRWINVKTGEGLTGDEVSGSRNWVLGQAFGASCGSYNSLTKKWESSLCSLERSFICYADNLVVVTEDKTWEEALNHCREMTNASFKYDLLSVTNSSDYGYVSDRIYRATTDEVWTGLRFLGGEWWWSDGDTLDHREMLPDCPSQWQHCGTVSKYNITNWTSRDCSERRNFICSYEEVVNEDDLPSRNE comes from the exons ATGGGGAGGAAAGGCTGCTCTGCGCTCGtgcttctcctcctctttaACGTTGTGGCCTGGATGGAAGCTGAGgttcaaaaaacaattttctttccGTCTCAGAAGCTGCCATGGGAGAAAGCAAGACTGTACTGCCAGAAGTACTACATAGACATGGTCACCTGGGACACGGTGGACCCAAACGTGCTGACGACGCTGCTGCTGAAAGAGGGGTTCACTAATGTCTGGATTGGTTTACACCAGGATCCTGAGGAGTTATTGGTCTGGAGGTGGATCAATGTGAA AACTGGTGAAGGCTTGACTGGTGATGAAGTCTCTGGCAGCAGGAACTGGGTCTTGGGACAGGCATTCGGCGCCAGCTGTGGCTCCTACAACAGCCTCACCAAAAAGTGGGAAAGCTCCCTCTGCTCTTTAGAGCGGTCCTTCATCTGCTACGCTGACAACCTGGTTGTAGTGACTGAGGACAAAACCTGGGAGGAGGCTCTGAATCACTGCAGGGAAATGACAAACGCGTCCTTCAAATACGACCTCCTGAGCGTTACCAACTCGTCTGACTACGGCTACGTCAGCGATCGGATCTACAGAGCCACCACCGACGAG GTTTGGACAGGATTGCGTTTCCTGGGAGGGGAGTGGTGGTGGTCCGACGGAGACACGTTGGACCACCGGGAGATGCTGCCGGACTGTCCGAGCCAGTGGCAACACTGCGGGACCGTCTCCAAATATAACATAACTAACTGGACCAGCAGGGACTGCTCAGAAAGAAGAAACTTCATCTGCTCTTATGAAGAAGTTGTAAATGAGGATGATTTGCCCTCTAGAAATGAATAG
- the LOC114142101 gene encoding macrophage mannose receptor 1-like codes for MGRNGRPELMLLLLFNAALLMETTLLKTIYLISQELTWTDARQFCQKNHIDMITWDIVDPNLLTKWLQENELTAVWIGLHEDPEQQSVWRWINVKTGEGLTGEDVSESSYWSEQTKNSYSCGSYNSSRKKWFSSVCSDTLPFVCYGDNLVLSTENKTWEEALDHCRKMSSSSYKYDLLSVTRPDFSYVRDRIYRATSEEVWTGLRFLGGEWWWSDGETLDQQEILPDCPSQWQHCGMLSKYNTANWTSSDCSERRNFICNYVKLQK; via the exons ATGGGGAGGAACGGCCGTCCTGAGTTGATGCTGCTGCTCCTTTTTAACGCCGCGCTTCTGATGGAAACCACGCTCCTAAAAACCATTTACTTGATTTCTCAGGAGCTGACATGGACCGATGCAAGACAGTTCTGCCAGAAGAACCACATAGACATGATTACTTGGGACATAGTAGACCCAAACCTGCTGACTAAGTGGCTGCAGGAAAATGAACTGACTGCAGTCTGGATTGGTTTGCATGAGGATCCTGAGCAACAGTCAGTCTGGAGGTGGATCAATGTGAA aaccGGTGAAGGTTTGACAGGAGAGGATGTTTCAGAGAGCAGTTATTGGTccgaacaaacaaaaaacagctacAGCTGTGGCTCTTATAACAGTTCAAGAAAAAAGTGGTTCAGCAGTGTTTGCTCCGACACTCTTCCATTTGTCTGCTATGGCGACAATCTGGTGCTGTCGACTGAGAACAAGACATGGGAGGAAGCCCTGGATCACTGCAGGAAAATGTCATCCTCCTCCTATAAGTACGACCTCCTGAGCGTCACAAGACCTGACTTTAGCTACGTCAGAGACCGGATCTACAGAGCCACCAGTGAAGAG GTTTGGACAGGATTGCGTTTCCTGGGAGGGGAGTGGTGGTGGTCCGACGGAGAGACGTTGGACCAACAGGAGATCCTGCCGGACTGTCCGAGCCAGTGGCAACACTGTGGCATGCTGTCCAAGTACAACACAGCAAACTGGACCAGCAGCGACTGCTCAGAAAGAAGAAACTTCATCTGCAATTATgtaaaactacagaaataa